The following is a genomic window from Amycolatopsis australiensis.
CAGCGCTCGTTCGCCGTGGGCCGCCAGGTTCCGCAGCGGCAGCGGCCGCGTGATCGGGGTGAGCTGGGCCAGCCACGGGTGCCGCCGGAAGAGCGCCCAGAGGGTGCGGCCGACGAGCAGCAGCCGTTCCCGCCAGCCAGGCGGCAGCTGCGCGGGGTACGTCCCCTCGCCGTAGGCCGCGTCGGCCATGAGCAGGACGAGTTCGTCCTTGCCGGTCACGTACTTGTACGGCGCCATGGCCGCGACGCCGAGGCGGGCCGCCACGCCGCGCATCGACACCGCGCCGAGTCCTTCGGCGTCGGCGATGTCGATCGCCGTCCGCACGATCCGGTCGCGGGTCAGCCCGCGGTGGCCGCCGCGGCGGTCCCGGCCGGCGACGACCGTGCCGGACCGCGGCTCGGCGCGCACCAGCCCTTCCTGGCCGAGCAGCGCCAGCGCCTTGGCCGCGGTCGCCATCGCGACGCCGTGGTCGGCCGCGAGCCGCCGGGTCGAGGGCACGCGAGCCCCGGCGGGCAGCTCACCGCGTGCGATCCTGCCTCGCAGCTCCTCGGCGATCGCCACGTACTTCACGGCTCCTCCTGACCTAGTGCAGCTGACGATCTGTACTAGCACAGATGTCGCCGTTGAACTGCGATTACTCCAGT
Proteins encoded in this region:
- a CDS encoding TetR/AcrR family transcriptional regulator, with protein sequence MKYVAIAEELRGRIARGELPAGARVPSTRRLAADHGVAMATAAKALALLGQEGLVRAEPRSGTVVAGRDRRGGHRGLTRDRIVRTAIDIADAEGLGAVSMRGVAARLGVAAMAPYKYVTGKDELVLLMADAAYGEGTYPAQLPPGWRERLLLVGRTLWALFRRHPWLAQLTPITRPLPLRNLAAHGERALSALTQLGVDAATLCDLHVVFFSHIQGVAIHLEREQSALASSGLSEDDWMDRQAPAMAAVTSGYPTFARMLGELAETGYDLVLDDIFESGMRALLDGLALRFGR